In Papaver somniferum cultivar HN1 chromosome 1, ASM357369v1, whole genome shotgun sequence, a genomic segment contains:
- the LOC113301700 gene encoding protein transport protein SFT2-like, translating into MKNAAQAWFSGGSVYEEEVGQSSSSSILADWNSYAASRESEDSSGLGFDIEAAVKTANDKVTGGFSLFSKGAKDLSGSFHSATSNVPSGKSLMYFGLLLGAGVFFVFIAFTMFLPVMVLMPQKFATCFTIGCAFIIGSFFALKGPKDQLLHMTTRERLPFTLGFFGSMVGTIYVSMVLHSYILSVLFSVLQVLALSYYALSYFPGGSAGLKFLTSTLTSSILRCFGR; encoded by the exons ATGAAGAATGCAGCACAAGCTTGGTTCTCGGGAGGATCGGTATACGAAGAGGAAGTAGGTCAAAGTTCATCTTCATCTATTCTCGCTGATTGGAATTCTTATGCTGCTTCAAGAGAATCCGAAGATTCTTCTGGTTTAGGTTTTGACATCGAAGCTGCTGTTAAAACCGCAAATGATAAAGTCACTGGTGGCTTCAGTTT GTTTTCTAAAGGAGCGAAGGATTTGTCGGGGAGTTTTCACTCAGCCACTAGTAATGTTCCTTCAGGGAAATCTCTCATGTACTTCGGGCTGCTCCTAGGGGCTGgagtattttttgttttcattgcgTTCACCATGTTTTTACCCGTCATGGTGCTGATGCCTCAGAAGTTCGCTACCTGCTTTACCATTGGCTGCGCCTTCATTATAGGATCATTTTTTGCTCTTAAAGGGCCAAAAGATCAGCTGTTACACATGACAACCAGAGAA aGACTTCCTTTTACACTGGGGTTCTTTGGCAGTATGGTTGGTACAATTTACGTATCAATGGTGCTTCACAGTTACATTCTCTCTGTATTATTCTCAGTATTGCAG GTACTTGCACTATCATATTATGCACTATCTTACTTCCCAGGAGGTTCGGCTGGACTGAAGTTCCTTACTTCCACTCTTACCTCTTCAATATTGAGGTGTTTTGGCAGGTGA